TGCGGGGCGCCCTCTACTTCCAGAGGAAGGTTTGCGGGGCGCCCTCTACTTCCAGAGGAAGGTTTGCGGGGCGCCCTCTACTTCCAGAGGAAGGTTTGCGGGGCGCCCTCTACTTCCAGAGGAAGGTTTGCGGGGCGCCCTCTACTTCCAGAGGAAGGTTTGCGGGGCGCCCTCTACTTCCAGAGGAAGGTTTGCGGGGCGCCCTCTACTTCCAGAGGAAGGTTTGCGGGGCGCCCTCTACTTCCAGAGGAAGGTTTGCGGGGCGCCCTCTACTTCCAGAGGAAGGTTTGCGGGGCGCCCTCTACTTCCAGAGGAAGGTTTGCGGGGCGCCCTCTACTTCCAGAGGAAGGTTTGCGGGGCGCCCTCTACTTCCAGAGGAAGGTTTGCGGGGCGCCCTCTACTTCCAGAGGAAGGTTTGCGGGGCGCCCTCTACTTCCAGAGGAAGGTTTGCGGGGCGCCCTCTACTTCCAGAGGAAGGTTTGCGGGGCGCCCTCTACTTCCAGAGGAAGGTTTGCGGGGCGCCCTCTACTTCCAGAGGAAGGTTTGCGGGGCGCCCTCTACTTCCAGAGGAAGGTTTGCGGGGCGCCCTCTACTTCCAGAGGAAGGTTTGCGGGGCGCCCTCTACTTCCAGAGGAAGGTTTGCGGGGCGCCCTCTACTTCCAGAGGAAGGTTTGCGGGGCGCCCTCTACTTCCAGAGGAAGGTTTGCGGGGCGCCCTCTACTTCCAGAGGAAGGTTTGCGGGGCGCCCTCTACTTCCAGAGGAAGGTTTGCGGGGCGCCCTCTACTTCCAGAGGAAGGTTTGCGGGGCGCCCTCTACTTCCAGAGGAAGGTTTGCGGGGCGCCCTCTACTTCCAGAGGAAGGTTTGCGGGGCGCCCTCTACTTCCAGAGGAAGGTTTGCGGGGCGCCCTCTACTTCCAGAGGAAGGTTTGCGGGGCGCCCTCTACTTCCAGAGGAAGGTTTGCGGGGCGCCCTCTACTTCCAGAGGAAGGTCGCGGGGCGCCCTCTACTTCCAGAGGAAGGTCGCGGGGCGCCCTCTACTTCCAGAGGAAGGTCGCGGGGAGCCCTCTACTTCCAGAGGAAGGTCGAGGGGAGCCCTCTACTTCCAGAGGAAGGTCGCGGGGAGCCCTCTACTTCCAGAGGAAGGTCGCGGGGAGCCCTCTACATCCAGAGGAAGGTCGCGGGGAGCCCTCTACATCCAGAGGAAGGTCGCGGGGAGCCCTCTATATATAGAGGAAGGACGCAGAGTGCCCTCCATATCTGGGGAAATAATGCGGGTGCcctctatatgtacagtatatgccagTCTCCTCTAGGTTACATCTGATGTATATAACCTTTCTCCTCCACACTAGGTAACATGTGGACATTCGACGCCCCTGTTGCCTCTTCTATAATGAATAGCAGCAGGCCATCACAGTGAAGACATAAATATGACAAATTTTGGTGATGAAGCCGTACATTGGGGTCTTCTCGGTGCCCCCATCAGGCGGTGAAGTCTATAAATAGCGGTCTGTGTGTCATGTATATCGGTATCTGCAGGTAATTTCGCGCCACTGTCTCGCCATGTATGGATGTTTGAAGAACTAATATCTTCGGCTCACCCCGACCTCCTGCCATCGTCATCCAGACGTTCTCATCAGACTTTATTTACACACATTACACCCTCCAGATGAGACCTGGAGGGTGGTGAAGCACATGGAGACCCCAGCCAGTACAGTAACCCTTCCTCTGCCATGATTTACCCGCTTCAGCTTGTCCCAGATTTCCTCTTTAGAGAGTCCATTCAGTGAACCAACAATGGTCAGGAAGCATCCAAGAAAGCAAGGAGCAAAGCCGCCCTGTAAGAAATCATACAGTGCTGAGTACAATGAACCTCAATATGCCCCAATCCAGAAGAGCAGCACTCAACATCCCAATCACTTCTTCCCAGAGTAACCTTTACTCAGAATCAGTCCCTGTCCTGAAGTAAAGCGCTGTGTAACATGTCAGCCCTTTCCATCACCCAGAGTACAGCACTAAGCATCATCTGCCTTCATCAGGGCTTGAGACTTCACCACTTATCCTCTGGGTGACATGTTGTCCTCTGGGTGACATGTTGACATGAGGAGGGTGACATTGGTATGGTCGTCCTTACCTGGTCCAACAGCATCTTCTTCACAGCCACAGACTTACTGCTGCCGGGAATAAGGCCATCCAGGACTTTGTACCATCCCCCGACTACCGGACCCTGTGTGAGAAGATAGCGTACTATGATTTGCAAAGGGCAAACATGTCACCTCCATGTATTGCTCTCATCTCACACTTTACAGCTGTAATGGCACTGCACAGTCTTCCTCCATCTCTACACGGCACATCTGCCCTAGCACCGCCATGCCCTCTCCCAGCTCTACCATCACTGCTACATACTCCTCAATTTCTACACTGCACATCTGTGTCAGCATCGCCATGTTCTCCTCTGCCTCTACACTATACCTCTCTACCGGTCTACTGGCACGACTACATCCTCCTCTGTCTCTAAACTGCACATCTGTACAAGCACCGCCATGTCCTCCTTCATCTCTACACTGCACATCTGTATCGGCACCACTGCGTCCTCCACCATCTACACTGCACATCTGTACCGGCACCACTGCGTCCTCCACCATCTCAGCAAATCTGTACTGGCACTGCCTTAGCCTCTCTGCCTTTACACTGCACATCATGACCAGCACCGCCATGTCCTCCTCCATCTCTACATTGCACATCTGTACCTGCACCACTGCATCCTCCATCTCTACACTGCACTGCCATGTGCAACGTGCTGCCTCCCAGGGCtgatcgtgtcccaggtttatcggaatgctgagtggtgtggTACGGCCACAatagttttgtgtgtgtgtcacggtgctcctacctggctaCCGTCAATTCCCAGGGTTAGGCTCagaagcaataaaggggagagaAATGGTGGAGGTGGAAAATAAGTGAAGTCCAGACTTGGGGAAAGTTCAACAGCTTAACTTGAAtgaacttgcatccagacaatataCGGTCTTTCTTTAGGTTccaccagtgagttattcaataaaatgtatctgtatagtgccacttaaTTTGTTATTTCTTTAACCTACTcaatgagatggccgcacatgctcaatttCATCTTACAGCTTCcttctgagttgtgatagggagagcatggacacccccccccgagctgtgatagggagagcatggacaccccccccccccgagctgtgatagggagagcatggacacccccctcccgagctgtgatagggagagcatggacaccccccccccgagctgtgatagggagagcatggacaccccccccccccgagctgtgatagggagagcatggacacccccccccgagctgtgatagggagagcatggacacccccccccgagctgtgatagggagagcatggacacacacccccgagctgtgatagggagagcatggacacacacccccgagctgtgatagggagagcatggacacccccccccgagctgtgatagggagagcatggacacccccccccccgagctgtgatagggagagcatggacacacacccccgagctgtgatagggagagcatggacacacccccccgagctgtgatagggagagcatggacacccccccccccgagctgtgatagggagagcatggacacacacccccgagctgtgatagggagagcatggacacccccccccgggctgtgatagggagagcatggacaccccccccgagctgtgatagggagagcatggacaccccccccccccgagctgtgatagggagagcatggacacacacccccgagctgtgatagggagagcatggacacacacccccgagctgtgatagggagagcatggacacacccccccgagcggtgataggtagagcatggacacacacccccagctgtgatagggagagcatgggcacacaccccctgagctgtgatagggagagcatggacaccccCACCCCCCGAgctacagcagaatggacactcccctgagctgtcagcttgctataaatctagcagagcaatgaatgtggagatctctgatccatgtgaggtccagggctggttctagctttgttagaaagaggtggtcatgtcctatatgatgtctgattttcattttttacattattcatgggagaacccctttaaatattctcctttatctctctgctgtgctaaactcggcttTAGTCTGGTCGCTGGACTTTAGGGCTGTTCTGATACCTttagagtggggtgcctttggctgttgaccccctcacAACACTTTGTCGGTtaatctgtaaggagtcagggtgaTTCTCATCTCCGTCCAACTCTAGACTAGACTAAGACTGACTAAGAACTTCCTGcagcccctcccttggtaggaaactggactggcccacttctgcccaaaaggggtagaatagaatggtaagttccattcttatTTGAAGATCTCTCTGGCTCTGCCatgtacactgccacctgctgttgaACCAAGCACAGTACACGAAATACAACAAATAACAGTTTGATAGCAATACAATAAATGCACAGTGTAGGAAGACctagaataaatacacagattacTTATCGTTAGCCTATTAGAGACAGCAgtagggtgtaggaatggtaataaCACTCTGTGGTATTACACATGCACATGTGTAGTGGCACCGCCATGTCCTCCTCAATCTCTACACTGCACATCTGTACCCGCACCGCCATATCCTCCTGCATCTCTAAGCTGAACATCTATACTGGCACCTCTGCATCCTCCTCTATCTATACACGGCACATTTGTACCGGCTTCGTCATGTCCTCCTCCATCTCTACACTGCACATCTGTACGGGCTCCGCCATGTCCTCCTCCATCTCTACACTGCACATCTGTACCGGCTTCATCATGTCCTCCATCTCTACACTGCACATCATTACCAACACCACCATGTCCTCCTCCATCTCTAAACTTCGCATCTGTACTAGCACCAGCATGTCCTCCTCCATCTTTACACTGCACATCATTACCAACACCACCATGTCCTCCTCCATCTCTACACTGCACATTTCTACTGGCACCGGGATGTCCTCCTCCATCTTTACACTGCCCATCTCTATTGGCACTGCCATATCGTCTCTGTCTCTACATTGGCACCACCATATATATTCTAGAGGTTTCTTAGAAGAGATTAGTGATTGGGTAAGCTGTTAATGAGGATGGTGGGGAAAGGGGGGCGCTCAGGTTGGAGGAGGGGCCATGATATTTATAACCAGGCCtgattgttaccacaaagcagaaTCCTATTCCCATCATCTTCACCGTCCTCTTGAAGCTGTGACCATGGAGACCTTTCCTTTCCACCAGCTGTTGAGAGATCACATCACCAACCCCAACCAAAGACCCTGTAGGATGAAAACCATATTAGGGTTCTGCAGTGTACGATGAGGGTTGTCATTATGAGGTGATGACTGGAGTAGTTATCCCTTATTGTACTCTGTGGATGGGAAACATATGGGATTGGGGAGGACACCGGAACGAGGACATCAGCGACCTGTGTGTCACGGTGGACAGGGTATCCGATacatagaaaaataaacaaacaagtttctaggcgagaagctggggatcaaggtcacctcctgacaattccctaccagctctccctatactgctatgcccacgttcagacccttaaggtggaaataacgtgtcctcgtgcctggacttaaaataccctaaaatccctaagatggtgaaaggggaatagaggcagcctgctccctcagaacctggagggaaaggcgtctctctaacagcctagacagcaaaccacaagagaacagaaaccaacttatcttttctgagcaggaacagccaatccttccttccttgcttccacaaagacagacagaagctataacccgcaaggaacactgggagtgggtgtgatttaaactgaaaccaacgaccccacccagtgcacctgaagggaggcggatctagctcgactccaaaacaaaacaaaaggctagacacgtgccgctaatctagcagacctccgcacatagcctgagcagggcatgacactgtGGGGGTGACGAGCCCTTCATACACAATGACGGCACCCAATCCTCTTCATGTCCCCCACATCTGAACCCCACTATGTTGGAGAGGTGACGGCTCTATAACATGGAGGAATGGTGGTGATCTGCGGCAGTAACGTCTGCTGGGCCATTCTATGTCATAGTGACCACACAATGACATTTGCAGGTAGGAATGCGGCTGGTGTGGCGCCATGTTCCTGACTGACCCTCACTAATGATCAGCAGATGCCACCTGTATTATCAGCACCCGCTGACAATATGATGTGTGGAGCTGCACTGCCCTGGTATGAAGATTGTGGTGTGTGGGCGGGTCGTGCCGTTGGGGAGGCGCTCTTCGGATCTCCTCGTTGGTGGTGGTGGGTGGTATGCGCTCTGTGGATCAGTCCATGGGGTGGTCCCACTGTTGGGGACACTGTATTCAGATCTCTGGAGAACTACAAGCCACCCTTTGTTTCTAATGAAGGCTCCAGGCCAG
The sequence above is a segment of the Bufo bufo chromosome 4, aBufBuf1.1, whole genome shotgun sequence genome. Coding sequences within it:
- the MPV17 gene encoding protein Mpv17, which gives rise to MAYLWRSYQRLLSLHPWKVQIITAGSLVGVGDVISQQLVERKGLHGHSFKRTVKMMGIGFCFVGPVVGGWYKVLDGLIPGSSKSVAVKKMLLDQGGFAPCFLGCFLTIVGSLNGLSKEEIWDKLKRDYKDALIANYYIWPAVQIANFYFIPLHYRLAVVQVVAIIWNSYLSWKANQA